The following coding sequences lie in one Tachysurus fulvidraco isolate hzauxx_2018 chromosome 19, HZAU_PFXX_2.0, whole genome shotgun sequence genomic window:
- the LOC113647298 gene encoding C-type mannose receptor 2-like isoform X1, which yields MKAAHIVLFLAPLIGSTTCLLFRQYVFVDSYSPWLVAQTYCRQKYDDLATIDSQEELNRFKTDVTDLSIRSWTGLFKNPNQMDYTRWSDGTVFVFGQWQAGKPESRATEHCVSIESAQLNDYHCSSSLPFICYTWQPTLIMVQDLKTWYEALVQCRTQYTDLISLSTDTDLFHVNKKISNIQNVTLWTGLNFLDGSWFWVNNETVTNLFSLVSCPIQPFRCGAKVGVGGVLENADCMKKMNFMCYHIQGGSGQNRSR from the exons atgaaggctGCTcacattgtactttttttagCACCTCTAATAGGATCTACAACATGCCTGTTATTTAGGCAATATGTTTTTGTGGACAGTTATTCGCCTTGGCTTGTCGCTCAGACATACTGCAGACAAAAATATGATGACCTTGCAACTATTGACAGCCAAGAAGAACTAAACAGATTCAAAACTGATGTAACAGATCTTTCTATTCGAAGCTGGACTGGACTTTTCAAGAACCCGAATCAGATGGACTACACTCGGTGGTCTGATGgaactgtatttgtatttggcCAATGGCAAGCCGGTAAACCAGAAAGCAGGGCTACTGAACATTGTGTTTCTATAGAGTCTGCTCAGTTAAATGATTATCATTGTTCATCGAGTCTTCCATTCATATGCTACACATGGCAGCCTACATTAATCATGGTGCAAGATCTGAAGACCTGGTACGAGGCACTGGTTCAGTGCAGAACACAGTACACTGACCTGATCAGCCTGAGCACAGACACAGATCTCTTTCATGTCAATAAGAAAATCAGCAACATTCAGAACGTTACTTTGTGGACTGGTCTGAACTTTTTGGATGGCTCATGGTTTTGGGTGAACAACGAGACTGTGACAAACCTATTCTCGCTTGTTTCATGTCCCATCCAACCTTTCCGTTGTGGAGCAAAAGTTGGAGTTGGAGGTGTCTTGGAGAATGCAGACTGCATGAAGAAAATGAACTTCATGTGCTACCACATACAAGG GGGAAGTGGTCAAAACCGATcaagataa
- the LOC113647298 gene encoding FERM domain-containing protein 5-like isoform X2, producing MVKCLIRIKTKVNVHLRMINHCYRDVKVRVLTLGPRLLGNVLGAMPIIPSLPESSSSSGISISPYGRSQRVTDSSHVSSQSSPVHSISSSTSLLSTYSGPEGKHGQSQFTEESHKCSNDVLFTPEFNSTHDQDVRNLESVPEKEDSLTCSGDHKPIGKLGKLTGGTETQQAVEMMGTLAWLVLVTLTLLFALLLLLIVLTESLDVPFLRDIRETPEFQRLHYTYFCPLRRWLTCTLRWMGVQLIKE from the exons atGGTGAAGTGTCTGATCCGGATCAAGACAAAAGTCAACGTTCACCTGCGGATGATTAATCATTGTTACCGAGATGTAAAGGTTCGGGTGCTGACGTTGGGCCCTAGACTTCTGGGTAATGTTTTGGGTGCTATGCCCATCATACCCTCTCTACCAGAGTCCAGTAGCTCCTCAGGGATCAGCATTTCTCCATATGGACGAAGCCAAAGAGTCACAG ATTCGTCACATGTAAGCAGTCAGTCCTCGCCTGTACACTCCATCTCTAGTAGCACTTCTTTACTGAGTACATACAGTGGTCCAGAGGGTAAACATGGGCAATCACAATTCACAGAAGAATCCCACAAGTGCTCCAATGATGTGTTATTCACACCAGAATTCAATAGCACACATGACCAAGATGTGAGGAATCTGGAATCAGTCCCTGAGAAAGAAGATTCACTCACCTGCAGTGGAGACCATAAACCTATAGGAAAACTGGGAAAACTCACTGGGggcacagagacacagcaaGCTGTGGAGATGATGGGCACGTTGGCATGGCTTGTCTTAGTGACGCTTACTTTGCTCTTCGCCCTTCTCCTGCTTCTCATCGTTCTAACAGAATCACTTGACGTGCCTTTTCTGAGAGACATCCGCGAGACACCGGAATTCCAGCGACTCCACTACACCTACTTTTGTCCGCTGAGACGCTGGCTAACCTGCACACTGAGGTGGATGGGGGTCCAACTCATAAAGGAATGA